GCCGCCTTGCCGAAAAAGGGAACCTTCTATGAGTAAAGCAATTACCGGTAAGGTATATTTAGTGGGTGCAGGACCCGGCGACCCGGGCCTGATCACCGTTAAGGGGCTAGACCTGATCGCTCAGGCCGACTGCATAATTTACGACTATCTGGCCAATGAAGCGTTGCTATCCCACGCTCGCCCGAATGCGGAAAAGATTTACGTGGGCAAGCAGGGCGGTCGTCATTCCATGAGCCAGGAAGAGATAAACAGGCTTCTCGTGGAAAAAGGCCGATACCTTAAGGTAGTGCGCCTGAAAGGAGGCGATCCTTTTGTTTTCGGGCGGGGCGGAGAAGAAGCGGAAGTTCTGAAAGAGGCGGGTATCCCTTTTGAGGTCGTCCCGGGAGTAACTTCGGCAGTTGCGGCCCCTGCATATGCCGGCATCCCTCTTTCACACAGAGACTTCACGGCTTCAATAGCCTTTGTCACCGGTCACGAACGTGAAGACCGGCAGGACTCTAAGGTAAACTGGAAGGCTCTGGCAGAACTTAAAGGCACACTGGCTTTCTTCATGGGAGTAAAAAACTTACCCTACATTGTGGACCGACTGATTCACTACGGCGCCCCGAAGGATACACCCGTAGCCGTTATCAGGTGGGGAACCACGCCGAGGCAGAAGTCGGTCACGGGAACGCTGGGCGATATTGTGGAGCGAGTAAAGGAGGCAGGGATTACCCCGCCTGCCATAATCGTCGTGGGTTCTGTGGTAACGCTGAGAGACCGGCTGAATTGGTTTGAAACCAGGCCGCTTTTTGGAAAAAGAATTATCATCACAAGAACCCGCACACAGGCAAGCGAGCTCCGACGCGAGCTGGAGGCTCTGGGAGCCGACTGCATAGAGTTTCCCACCATAGAAATTATCGATCCTCCTTCGTGGGATGCCGTAGACGAGGCCTGCAAAAACCTCGAAAGCTACGACTGGGTCATTTTCACAAGCGTTAACGGCGTTGATCGGTTTTTCGACAGGCTTCTGTATCACGGCCTGGACGGCCGGGCTCTTGGAAAATGCAGGATTGCGGCCATAGGGCCGGCAACGGCCCGAAGGCTTCAGAACTACTTCATAAGAGCCGACGTTATACCGGATGGCTACAGAGCAGAAGAACTGATAAAGGCCCTTCCGGAGGAGCAGATAAAAAGAGCGAAGGTCTTAATACCTCGTGCCCTGGTTGCAAGAGACCTTCTTCCGGAAACTCTGAAGGACATGGGCGCTCATGTAGATGTCGTACCGGTCTATCAGACAGTGAGGGCTTCGGGAGAAAGAGCCCGGGAAACGGCGGAAATGCTTAAAGAGGGCTCTATTGACTTCATCACCTTTACATCATCTTCAACGGTAACCAACTTCGTTTCCATTATGGAACCCTGGGGGGGTGTATCCCTTTTACGAGATGTAAAGGTCGCATCCATCGGGCCAATAACCACGGAAACGGCGCATTCACTGGGCATAAAAGTCACGATAACGGCCCGAGAATACACCATAAGAGGCCTTGTTGAAGCCATCACGGAATTCTTTACCGCCCGGGTTTAAACATTCCTTTCAAAGTCAAAGAATCAACGAAAATTACCGTGCCGACGTAAATTGCCGGCAGCGCCTTTATTAAGAGAAGCAAAGCTATTTCACCGCCCTGTAAAAATCTCGATGTTCCTCCCGTAGTCCGTTTCTGTCACGCTTGACTCCTGCAAGCTGATAATATAATTATGTCATTAGATGTATTTTGGATTGTCATGTGTGTGTAATAAGTTACATGTATATTTGTGTACGATTTCACTTTATTGGCCCTGGCGGGAGGAGGGGGAAGATGTTCAAAATTGTGGATAAAAAGACCCTGAGCCCGTCCACAAAGCTTGTGGTCGTGAGAGCTCCCCATGTGGCAAAGCGGGCAAGGCCGGGGCAGTTCGTTATGATTCAGATTGATGAGTCGGGAGAAAGAATTCCTCTAACCATTGCAGATTTCGACCGAAGGGCAGGAACCGTCACGATGATCTTTCAGGAAGTCGGGAAAACAACCATGCACCTCGGCACACTTCGTCCCGGAGATGAACTGTTTGCCGTAGCCGGCCCCTTAGGGCATCCGTCGGAAATAGCCCTTTACGGCAAGGTCCTGTGTATAGGCGGCGGTGTGGGTATAGCGCCCATATTCCCCATAGCAAGAGCACTCAAAGAAGCGGGTAACACGGTCCTTTCCATTATAGGAGCCAGAACAAAGGATCTTCTCTTCTGGGAAGATCGTATGGCTTCCGTTTCCGACGAGCTCATTATCTGCACCGATGATGGATCTTACGGCAGAAAAGCAGTCGTTACCCAACCACTTCAGGAAATCCTGATGAAAGAGGCATCGAATATCGCCCGGATCTGGGCAATCGGACCGGCCGTGATGATGAAGTTTGTCTGCAAAGCCACAGAACCCTACGGCATTCCCACAATCGTCAGTCTGAACACCATCATGGTTGACGGCACGGGTATGTGCGGTAGCTGTCGTGTGGACTTAAAAGGAGAGACCAAGTTCGTCTGCGTTGACGGGCCCGAATTCGACGGACATCTTGTGAACTGGGAAAACCTCCTGATGCGACTTTGCATCTACAGGGAAGAAGAGCAACTCGCACTTAACCGATGGCTCGAGACGACTCAAGGTGTTATTGCGGCTGGAGGTAAGGCCTGATGAAGGGCTGGTATCCTCAGGTTCATTTTGGAAAGGAACGACAAAAACACTACCCCCGGTTCGTGCTCGATCTCAAGCAGAAGGAACGCATGGCAATCCCCCGGCAGGTTATGCCCGAGCAGGATCCCACGATCAGACGATACAACTTCCAGGAAGTTGCCCTGGGGTTTACATGGGAGCTGGCCCTTCAGGAGGCCGAAAGATGCCTTCAATGCGAGCATCCCAGGTGCGTTCAGGGTTGCCCTGTTGGGGTGCCGATACCGGAATTCATTCTGGCACTCAGAGAAGGCGACATAGAACGGGCGGTATCCGTAATGAAAACCAAAAATAGCCTTCCGGCCGTCTGCGGAAGGGTCTGTCCTCAGGAACTACAATGCGAAGCCCTGTGCGTCAGGGGCAAAAAGGGTCAGCCCGTCGCCATTGGGCGGCTCGAAAGATTCATCGGCGACTTCGAATTGACGCACAGAACATGCCCGTTGAAGAAAAAAGCCGACACGGGCAGAAGGGTTGCAGTCATAGGAAGTGGCCCTGCGGGTCTTACCTGCGCAATCGATGTGGCTAAAGAAGGGCACAGGGTCGTAATTTTTGAAGCCCTTCATCTGCCGGGCGGTGTGCTCGTTTACGGAATTCCCGAATTCCGACTGCCTAAAGAGGTGGTGCGCAGCGAGATACAATACGCCGCGGAGTGCCTTGAAATCGAAATCCGCACAAATCACGTAATAGGGAAAACCCTTACAGTTGATGATCTTCTCGGGGAATACGACGCCGTCTTTATCGGAACGGGTGCAGGATTGCCTATTTTCCTTGAAATACCGGGAACCAACCTTATCGGTGTAATGAGTGCCAACGAATTTTTAACCCGAGTAAACCTCATGAAGGGCTACCTCTTTCCCGATTACGACACTCCGGTAAAGGTGGGCAAAAAGGTTTGTGTCATCGGAGCGGGAAATGTGGCCATGGATGCCGCAAGATGTGCGGTAAGGCTTCAATATCTCAGGGCAAAGAGGGAAGGATGGAAGGAACCCGGTCGGGTATCCATAATCTACCGGAGATCACGGGAAGAGATTCCCGCCAGGGCCGAAGAAGTTCACCATGCGGAAGAAGAAGGCGTGGTATTTGAGCTGCTCACGGCCCCCGTTGAAATTCTCGGGGGTCCGGATCAGCGCGTTCGGGCGCTGAAATGCGTCAGGATGGAATTGGGAGAGCCGGATTCCTCAGGTAGGCGAAGACCCGTACCCATCGAGGGATCAGAATTCGAAATCGAAGCCGACATGGTCATATTCGCTCTCGGTACCTCACCCAACCCGATGGTCTTTAATGAGGCTCCGGGCCTGGAGAGAACCAAACACGGAACAGTGGTTATGAAGGATCCTGAAAAATGCAGAACCACCCTTCCCCGGGTGTGGGCCGGGGGCGATATCGTTACCGGAGCCGCAACCGTTGTCAGCGCCATGGGTGCGGGAAAGCGAGCAGCAGCGGACATTAACAGGTTTCTTACCGCAAAGGAACAGAACTGGTAAACAAAGGCGTTTTCAGGCCATCACCACCTTTTCACGTCCTTCTTTTACATACCGGGTGGCATTCCGGGTATCCACGACCAGCCCGGCATGTCGTACAATCCAGTCGTAATCGTAGGACGAGTGATCGGTTACTATAACGACGGCGTCAACACTCTCAAGAAACTCCTCCGTCAGTTCAACGGCTTCCATGGAGAAGGCGTACTTTCTTGTGGGTTTGAGCTTTGGAATAAGCGGATCGTGATAACTGACGGATGCACCCAATTTCATAAGCATATCCATAATGGGATAGGCAGGAGATTCTCTATCATCATCGACATCCTTTTTGTAGGCTATTCCGAGTATGAGTATTTTGCTACCCTTCAGACATCTTCCCCGATCGTTTAAGGCTTCCATAATGCGCTCGACCACATACCGGGGCATAGATACGTTGATTTCTCCTGCCAGTTCAATGAAGCGAGCCGTAAGCCCGTATTCTCGAGCCTTCCAGGAAAGATAAAAAGGATCAACGGGTATGCAGTGTCCTCCAAGACCCGGACCGGGATAAAAGGGCGTGAAGCCAAAAGGCTTTGTTGACGCCGCCTCGATAACTTCCCAGATGTTTACTCCCATTCGGTGGGCCAGGATCTTCATTTCGTTTACCAGAGCAATATTTACACTCCTGTAAATGTTTTCCAGCAGCTTGGCAAACTCGGCAACCTTTGTAGACGAAACGGGCACAATCTTACCCGATATCTTCTCGTAAAACGCCGATATGACCTTGAGACACCGGGGGGTTATGCCGCTCACTATCTTGGGAATGTTCCCCGAATGGTACACGGGATTGCCCGGGTCTTCACGCTCCGGGGAATAACCGAGGAAAAAATCCCTACCCACCAGAAGGCCCGTTTGCCTGAAAAGGGGAAGAAGGAGTTCCTCGGTCGTTCCGGGATAAGAGGTACTTTCAAGAACCACCGCCTGGCCGGGTCTGAGCTTTCCGGCAATATCCTCTGCGGTTTTCACCACGTAGCTCAGATCGGGTTCCCTGTTGGGTGAAAGCGGTGTGGGAACACAAATCAAAATACAGTCCGGCTCATTCAGCCTGGAAAAATCATCGGTAACGTCCAGCAGGCCTTTCCGTCTAAGGTTCCGAATTCGCTCGGGATCGATATGTCGAATATAGGTTTCCCCCCGACGAAGCAAATTCACCTTTTGACCGTCTATGTCAAACCCGATGATCGGAAAGCCGCATTCGGCACATCTGAGAAGCAGAGGCAATCCCACATAGCCGAGGCCTATAACGCCTATCTTCGACGAACGGGCCTCGATTTTTCTCAGAAGGTCCGATTCCATAAAATCTCTTCGCCCTTACCAGTCAAGCGGTATAAGCTTCATTACTTCGTGATGCACGAGATAATAGAGTTCCTCATCCGTCCCGTAAATGTCGATCACGCACTTATGGTCTATGAGTTTTTCCAGAATCCAGGCGGTAACATAGAGGCTTACAAAGTGAGGTCGGGGAACGAGGTTTCTAATTTCCGCCGTCTGATACTTAATGTCGAACTCGTCGGCCGTCAGAAGATTTTGAAGACACAGGTTTATCTGCCTTTCCAGTTCTATCTTGCTGGTCGTTTCAACGGCCTTGGCCTCTATCAGTCTGGTTGTAATCCTTTCGCTGAGGTCATCGAGGTGTTTCTTCAGAAGTCGCAGTGCCTTCATCTTCTGAGCTTCTTTGGCATGATCGAGCTTCGAGATCACTGCGGCTTCTTTCCCATCGGGTCTGAAATCTCCTCTCGCCATCTTCCCACCCCCTTCCAAGGGCTATGCGTCTGTGTATAACAGATGCCACATACCCCCCTCCAAAGCCATTGTCAATATTTACGACAACAATACCCGGGACACAGGTGGTCAACATGGCAAGCAGAGGCGCTATACCGTTGAAGTGGGACCCGTAGCCAACACTTGTGGGCACTGCTACCACAGGGCCTTCAACAAGGCCGGCGACAACACTGGGAAGCGCTCCTTCCATACCGGCTACGACAACCCATGCAGAAGCCCCGCATACTTCTTCCCGAATGTCCAGCAATCTGTGAAGTCCTGCAACCCCAACATCATAAAATCTTCTGACCTGACTACCCATAAGCTCTGCCGTCAATGCCGCTTCCTCGGCAACGGGTATATCGAGTGTTCCGCCCGTAAGAACGGCAATGTAACCATTGGGAATAGAAGGAATTTCCGAATTCTGAAGTATCCATACCCGCGCATCTGCATGATAACGGGCTTCGGGGAAGGCATGATTCAGGATTTCTGCATTTTGACGGTCCAGCCTGGTTATAAGTACATTACTGCCCCTGCGGGCCATGGACTCGACAATAGCACGGAGATGTTCCGCTTTTTTCCCCTCGCCGTAAATTACTTCGGGAAAACCCCGCCTGAGGGCACGGTGATGATCTATACGGGCAAAAGAAAGATTTTCGTAAGGCAGCTCTTTGAGAAAAGACATAACCTCATCGATACCGACATTCCCCTTCCGATACTCCTCAAGAAGCCTGCGAAGTCTTTCCATAAAACCTCCATCACGAAAGAATTTCCATGATCCGGGCGGCGCAGATTTTCGAAACACCTGCAAGTTCACCCATTAAGGCGTGAACAACGGCTTCATCGATCTTTCTCCTGTGCAACCCTTTAAGGGCAGCCTTAACGGCAGAATAAAGTTCGGAAAGATTTTCTACCCGAATTCCGGCGCCCGCCTTTTCCAGCAGATCCGCTTCACGGGATACTTTAAACACATGAGGGCCAAAAATCACGGGACACCCCCACACAACGGGTTCTACAATGTTATGGCCTCCGATCTTCTCAAAGGTTCCACCACAAAAGGCAAGGTCGGCCAGGGAATAGAGCTCAAAGAGATGACCGACGGTGTCAACAATTATAATCTGCCTTCTTATCTCGTCTTCCCGGTCCAAACTACCGCAACGGGGATTGAGATAAGCAGAAAGCCGCCGGGCAGGAACACCGGCACGGGCACATTCCCTTTCCAGCTCCGAAACCCTTTTGCCGTGCCTGGGGGCCAGAATGCAAACGAGCTCGGCAAATTCGGCAAAAAGATCCACGGCGAGTTCAGCAAAAGCCCGACACTCCTGCCCTCTTAAACTCCCCGCAACCATGACGGGCACACCATCGGCAACGGGCAATAGGCCTTTCCACTTTTTATAAACCTCAGATAGTCTGCCCACCTGTTCTGCCAGCAGATCGTATTTCGTGGATCCAACAACTTCCACCCTTTGAAAATCGGCCCCTAAAGAGATCGCACGGGTTCGATCTCTTTCATGGACCATTCCCATCCAGGAAAAGTGAGAGAAAACCCCACGGAACAGGCCACCGCAAAGCCGGTAAAGGCGAAAGGAAGGGGAAGAAATCCGTCCGTTACAGAGTACTGCAGGGATTGATCTTTCCGCAAGCGAAAGAATCGTTGCAGGCCAATAGTCTGCTTCGAACAACACATACAGAGACGGCTTAAGGGAGTTCAGAAAATTAGCTACGGCAGGGAGAACATCAAAAGGTGCAGGAACGGCGAGCACCTTATCCTCTGCAAGAGCCTTAACCCTGCGGAAACCGGCCGGAGTTCCCGTTGAGATAATCACGGATCCGGAGAATCCCATTTCGTTTAAGCTTTTTATTACCGGAAGAATGCCCGTGATTTCTCCTACTGAAGCCCCGTGAAAAAGAATTCTGGGTTCAGGGAGAGAGACCCCTCTTTCGGCCGACCACCGGCGCCCATCCCAGAAGAACGCCTCATCATTGCCACGAAGGGTTCTATATGATACGTAAAGTCCTGCCAGAACGGGACCCGTTGCAGCGTACAGCCTTCCGGGAAGCGAAGAGAGGTATTTATTTTTTGTTGTCATTTGCTTTGGCCTCGACTAATGAATTTAAAACAGGGTGACAAAAAGGATTGCACGAGAGGACGCCATGATTCAAGAAGGAACGCCGGTTCGTGAAATCCTGAGAAGATGGGCAGAACATATCGGTCGCAGGGTAATGATTAACGGATGGGTCAGAACCCGGCGGGACTCCAAGGCAGGTATAAGCTTTGTGGAAGTTAATGACGGGAGCTGCCTCAAAAACCTTCAGGTCATAGTGGATCACGGCCGGGACCGATTTCAGGAAATCCTGCAAAGCCTCACCACGGGAGCGTCGGTTTCGATAACCGGCGTCGTCAGAAGGTCCCCCGCAAAGGGTCAGCCCGTGGAAGTTGAAGCAGAAAGCATCTCCATTGTCGGCTCCTGTGACCCTGCTTCCTATCCGCTTCAGAAAAAACGCCATTCCTTCGAGTTCCTCCGCGAAATTGCCCATCTCCGCCCTCGCACCAACACCATCGGAGCGGTTATGAGAGTTCGTAACTCCGTAAGCTATGCCGTTCATCGCTTCTTTCAAGAGCGGGGTTTTTATTATATTCACACGCCCATTATTACAACCAGCGATTGCGAAGGGGCGGGAGAAGTTTTCAGGGTCACGGCCCAGCAGGATCCGGAATTCTTTGGAAGGCCGACCTACTTGACCGTAAGCGGTCAGCTACAGGCTGAAGTCTATGCTTTGGCGCTGGGTAAGGTTTACACCTTCGGCCCCACCTTCAGGGCGGAAAATTCACAAACCCGGAGGCACCTTTCCGAATTCTGGATGATCGAACCCGAAATGGCCTTTGCCGATCTGGAAAACGATCTGGCTCTGGCCCAGGATTTTCTCCACCATGTTGTGAGCTCCGTAATGAGCGAATGTGACGAGGAGTTACAGTTCTTTTCAAAATTCTTTGACGAAAAGCTCCTTGAGAGACTTCAAACGGTCGCCGAGAGGCCTTTCGAAGTCGTTACGTATACCGAAGCCATATCATTGCTTAAAAAATCCGGGGAAAACTTCACATATCCCGCCGAATGGGGTTGCGATCTTCAGGCCGAGCACGAACGCTACCTGACCGAAAGGGTTTTTAATGGCCCCGTTGCAGTAATTCACTTCCCCCGAGACATCAAGCCCTTTTACATGAAGGTAAACGATGACGGACGAACCGTTGCGGCAATGGACGTGCTCGTGGCCGGGGTGGGTGAGATAATAGGAGGATCAGAGCGAGAATACCGCTACGAGCTTCTTTTGGAACAGATGAAGCTGAAGGGTATGAACCCCGAGGCCTATGAATGGTATCTTGATTTAAGGAAGTACGGCAGCGTTCCCCATGCAGGCTTCGGGCTCGGGCTTGAAAGGCTCATACAGTTTCTCACGGGCGTCCCCAACATTCGCGAGACCATACCCTTTCCTCGAGTGCCCGGTTATGCCTTTGCCTGAGGCCCAGTATAAGGAGGAAAGTGATGTGTTTCCATCAAAAAGTCCGATGTGTCTGTGGCAAAGAAGAAGCGTACATTTTCCATAAGGATAACATTCTCCCCGAAGAGGTGGTAATTGAGGTTTTCTGTCCGGAGTGCAGCAACAGAGCCGAATGGAATCCTGAAGAGATGATACGGGATGGCGGCTGGATAATCCATTACGACATGGAAATTGCCGAATATTTCTTCAAACAGAAGAAAATCTCCTATCGCCTGACCCCTGAATTTATCTTCGATAAAGAATATTGCTCCTGGTACGGCTTGAGCCCCCACGATATCGAAGAGAACAGAAGGCTATCCGAAGAAATTGCCGGGATTAAGCATGCCAGCTTGAGGGACTACTACGAAGCCTTTCGGAAACGCCGTATTGAACGGGTTAAGGAGTTACAGAAACAGGGATTCAGGAAGGCTATGGATCCACATTGAGAGTTTCCTGATGCTTACTGCTGCCGGCCGGCCCCTCCGGCCGGGATCCTTTTTCGGCCTTTCTCCGGTCGTGTACCCGGGTTATATTAGACAATAAATAAAGAGTTAGCGGAATTATATCCACGACCATAGACATAGAGGAGAAAGGCCATGTATACCCACGACGACATTATACGTCAAAAGAAGTTGCCCAGGGTTGGAGACATCGTAAAAAGCAAGAAGTACGGAACATTGTGGCGGGTAATGGAGAAACGAGAAGTCTGGGTTAACACCAGTGATGATCCCGAAACCAACGAACCGAGAATGGTGCCCGCCATTTATCTGGCTTACTGGAAAGTAACCCCGGGTGCTCTGCCGGGCGTCGGAAAGATGATGGGATATGCATACACACTTCATGACAACACCTTTGAAGCGAACTGGGAAATCGTTAAATCAAGTAGTGGCTAACGGTTTCTCCTGTGACCGCCTCTCAAGGCACAACAATGTGGCTCCCAATAGGTTCATCCATCTCGTCAAAGAATGGAGTCGAGGTATTACGATTAATCAAAGAGGCGAGTGGCGGAGGTGATTCTCCCCGCAAAGTAATCGGCAAAAGAGTTAAAGTGGCGGCAGAGGTTTTTCCGGAAAGGGGAGTGCAAAACTCTTGTCTTTAGGAATTCAGCCCTTTACGATCAGAGTTGGGTCCGGTGTACGTGAATTATTCATTCGTTTTTCTGAGGTCTTCAGATGAGCGCCTATGATGCGGCGGTGAAGGCGGTGTTTTCCTGGTGTCGGGATGCGGTGCTGGAGTATTTTCTGGGACTTGACGTCCTGGAGTCGGAAGTCCTTGAGCTGCCTCAGGAAACCGTGACGATCAGAAGGGCGGACATTCCCATAAGGGTAAGGACAAAGGACGGTCGGGTTTTCGTTGTGCTTCTGGAGGTTCAGAGCAAGTGGCAGGACAATCTTCCCCTGAGGCTTCTGGAATACGACGTAAGGTACCGGATTAAAACAGGGCTTTCCGTACTTCCGGCCGTCCTGCTTCTGAGGCCGGGCGGCAGAGTAACGGAAGAATTCTCCGACGGAGGGATTCATTACAGGTTCAAAGTGGTCTCTCTTGCCGAAATGGATGCCCGGGAAGCCATGGCAAAAGGAAAACCGTGTCTGCTCCCCTTCGTACCCCTCATGAAAGGTGGAACAGAACTACTCGACGAAGCCGACAAACTCCTCAACAACGCCCCCATAGAAAAATCAGAAAAAATAGACCTCATCTCCGGCCTCGCACTGCTCACAGGACTGGTCTCTAAAGACCTGTGCAAATACCTCTTGCAAAAAAGGAGGAACATCATCATGGAATCCTTCGCATACGAAATCATTAAAAAAGAAGGGTTTGAAGAAGGATTGCGAGAAGGATTAAGAGAAGGATTGCAGGAAGGATTACAGAAAGGTTTAGAGCAGGGGATGGTGGAAGAAGCCCGGGAGATGGTGATAGAGGCATTGTGTGAACGCTTTGGATCGATCCCGGAAGAACTGGAGCGGCGAATAAGGGCTATCAATTCCCGAAGAAAACTTAAAGAACTTCACAGGTGCGCCATAAAAGTTGAATCTATCGAAAAATTTACGGAGGCTCTGGATTAAAAGGCAGGCTTCTACCATGAGTGCCTATGATGCGGCGGTGAAGTTTTCGTTCCCCCTGTGCAGGGATCAAACGGAATACCGTCATGGAACCCTTCGCATATGAAAAAAAGATGGGTTTGAAGATGAGCTAAAACAGGGATTGCAATAAGGAATGAAGGAAGAAGTCAGGGAGATGGTTGGAGGAGTGTTTTGCGAGCGCTTCGGTTTAATTTCCAGAAAACTGAGCGCCGGATCAGAACGATCAATTCCAGAAGAAGGTCGAAAGAGCTTTTAAGGTTAGCCGTAAGGGCAAGTTCAATTGATGAGTTTTTAAAAGTCCCAAATTAAAATTCGTCCGTCTAAGTTTGCTCCTACTGCTATGTCATTACATTAAAGCGATTCCACACCGCCGACCAAGCGGTGTGGAATCGCTTTTAAGCCTTAGAAGTCTTCAAAGTCTTCATCGAGAGGTATAACTTCTTCGGGTCTTACTTCTTTTGCTTCGCCCGTGGAACGCGGTGCCGGTTTCTGGCCTTTCTCGGCCCGAGCAGACTTCGCCCTTTTCCCGCCTTCCTTTTCGCCGCGCGGTGCGCCGGTCGAAGCCACTGCAGGAACGGCTTTCCTGCTTACGCCCGTTCTCGGAACTGCCGATGTCACTTTATCGGCCCCAACCATGGTCAGGAGTTGCTGTACATTTTGTCTCAACTGCTGAGCCTGAGCGCTCAATTCCTCGGCCGCAGCAGCAGATTCTTCTGCATTTGCCGCCGTCTGCTGAACTATCTGGTCCATATCGGAAGCCGCTTTGTTAACCTGAGCGATCCCCTCTGCCTGCTCCTGAGACGCCGCCGCTATCTCATTTATCAGCTCCGTTATCTTCTGCGTATGGCTGGACACCGTAGAAAAGGTCTGCTCGGTAACTGCCACGTATTCGGCTCCGTCCTTGACCTCCTTACGAGTGTTTTCAATAAGTTGCGCGGTGTTCTTGGCCGCTTCTGCAGCCCTCATGGCGAGAGCCCTCACCTCATCGGCCACGACTGCAAACCCTGCTCCGGCCTCCCCCGCCCGGGCCGCCTCAACAGCCGCATTCAAAGCAAGCAAATTGGTCTGGAAGGCGATCTCATCAATGGTTTTTATTATCTTCTCCGTCTCCTCGCTGGCCTTATCAATCGCCGCAATGGACTGGACCAGTCGCTTCATGGCCTCGTTGGCCTGCTGAACCGCGCGGGCAGTTTCCTGAACAACCCGATTGGCCTCGGTGGCGTTCTGAGAATTCTGATTGGCCATTGAAGCCATCTCCTCGAGAGCAGAAGCCGTTTCTTCCAGCGAGGCGGCCTGACGGGAAGCACCCTCTGCAAGCTGCTGGCTGGCATTTGCCGTTTCCATTGAGGCCGTAGCAACCTGTTCAACCGCCTCACCCATTTCACGACTGATGTTTATCAGCGTCCGTGTCAGGCTCCTTACAAGGAAGGCTGAAATCAGGACACCGATCACGATGGCCACAACCGACACGATGGCTATGATCCAGTTGTTATAGTTCACAACGCTCATTAGCTTTTGCTCGGTCACACCCCTGGTCTTTATTACGTCAACAGCCTTGTCCAGGCTTGACATGATTTCGTTGTAAGCCGGCAGGATTTTAGTCTTATACAGGTTCTGGGCCACCTCGATGTTGCCTCGCAACGACGTTTCCATATCCACTATGTCCCTCACGGCAAGCTCCAGATTGGTCAGAAGCAGCCGGAGGTTCGAGTCCAGTTCTCTCTGCGCCGTGGCAATGTCGAGATTATTGATTGCGGCTTCTATGCGCCCGGCAGCCTCCCGCATCTGTTCGTTTATCTGCTTCATCGTTCCCATGTACTTTTCAATTGCCGGAAGATCTTTGGCGGCATCCTGCATAAGCTTTAAATCAAAGCTCTCCCACTCGGGCAATCGGGCAGTAAAGGCAAAAGGCTCACCCGCCGCAAACTCTTCGGCTCTCTGCATTAGCCGGGCATTCTTTTCGTCAAGATAAATACCCGTTCCGAAAATCCAGCCCCAGGGTTCATAAAGCTCCACATAAGAAATCTTTGGAACGGGCTGATCGGCCCCGTACTTGGGCCAGTAGTACACAACAAAGCCCGAACCTTTAGCCTTACAAACCTTTACGAATTCCACAAAAAGCTTCTTGCCTTTTTTATCCTCGAAATTGGAGAGATCCTTGCCGTCGAGCTCCGGTTTGTAAGGATGCATGACCATTACAGGTCCGGTGTCGTTGATCCAGATATAATCTTTACCCTCAGGACCGTAACGGAGGTTTCTTACGAGTTTCTTGGCAATCTCTTTCCGG
This Thermodesulforhabdus norvegica DNA region includes the following protein-coding sequences:
- the cobA gene encoding uroporphyrinogen-III C-methyltransferase; translation: MSKAITGKVYLVGAGPGDPGLITVKGLDLIAQADCIIYDYLANEALLSHARPNAEKIYVGKQGGRHSMSQEEINRLLVEKGRYLKVVRLKGGDPFVFGRGGEEAEVLKEAGIPFEVVPGVTSAVAAPAYAGIPLSHRDFTASIAFVTGHEREDRQDSKVNWKALAELKGTLAFFMGVKNLPYIVDRLIHYGAPKDTPVAVIRWGTTPRQKSVTGTLGDIVERVKEAGITPPAIIVVGSVVTLRDRLNWFETRPLFGKRIIITRTRTQASELRRELEALGADCIEFPTIEIIDPPSWDAVDEACKNLESYDWVIFTSVNGVDRFFDRLLYHGLDGRALGKCRIAAIGPATARRLQNYFIRADVIPDGYRAEELIKALPEEQIKRAKVLIPRALVARDLLPETLKDMGAHVDVVPVYQTVRASGERARETAEMLKEGSIDFITFTSSSTVTNFVSIMEPWGGVSLLRDVKVASIGPITTETAHSLGIKVTITAREYTIRGLVEAITEFFTARV
- a CDS encoding sulfide/dihydroorotate dehydrogenase-like FAD/NAD-binding protein, which produces MFKIVDKKTLSPSTKLVVVRAPHVAKRARPGQFVMIQIDESGERIPLTIADFDRRAGTVTMIFQEVGKTTMHLGTLRPGDELFAVAGPLGHPSEIALYGKVLCIGGGVGIAPIFPIARALKEAGNTVLSIIGARTKDLLFWEDRMASVSDELIICTDDGSYGRKAVVTQPLQEILMKEASNIARIWAIGPAVMMKFVCKATEPYGIPTIVSLNTIMVDGTGMCGSCRVDLKGETKFVCVDGPEFDGHLVNWENLLMRLCIYREEEQLALNRWLETTQGVIAAGGKA
- the gltA gene encoding NADPH-dependent glutamate synthase; this encodes MAIPRQVMPEQDPTIRRYNFQEVALGFTWELALQEAERCLQCEHPRCVQGCPVGVPIPEFILALREGDIERAVSVMKTKNSLPAVCGRVCPQELQCEALCVRGKKGQPVAIGRLERFIGDFELTHRTCPLKKKADTGRRVAVIGSGPAGLTCAIDVAKEGHRVVIFEALHLPGGVLVYGIPEFRLPKEVVRSEIQYAAECLEIEIRTNHVIGKTLTVDDLLGEYDAVFIGTGAGLPIFLEIPGTNLIGVMSANEFLTRVNLMKGYLFPDYDTPVKVGKKVCVIGAGNVAMDAARCAVRLQYLRAKREGWKEPGRVSIIYRRSREEIPARAEEVHHAEEEGVVFELLTAPVEILGGPDQRVRALKCVRMELGEPDSSGRRRPVPIEGSEFEIEADMVIFALGTSPNPMVFNEAPGLERTKHGTVVMKDPEKCRTTLPRVWAGGDIVTGAATVVSAMGAGKRAAADINRFLTAKEQNW
- a CDS encoding nucleotide sugar dehydrogenase; translation: MESDLLRKIEARSSKIGVIGLGYVGLPLLLRCAECGFPIIGFDIDGQKVNLLRRGETYIRHIDPERIRNLRRKGLLDVTDDFSRLNEPDCILICVPTPLSPNREPDLSYVVKTAEDIAGKLRPGQAVVLESTSYPGTTEELLLPLFRQTGLLVGRDFFLGYSPEREDPGNPVYHSGNIPKIVSGITPRCLKVISAFYEKISGKIVPVSSTKVAEFAKLLENIYRSVNIALVNEMKILAHRMGVNIWEVIEAASTKPFGFTPFYPGPGLGGHCIPVDPFYLSWKAREYGLTARFIELAGEINVSMPRYVVERIMEALNDRGRCLKGSKILILGIAYKKDVDDDRESPAYPIMDMLMKLGASVSYHDPLIPKLKPTRKYAFSMEAVELTEEFLESVDAVVIVTDHSSYDYDWIVRHAGLVVDTRNATRYVKEGREKVVMA